In the genome of Xenopus laevis strain J_2021 chromosome 1S, Xenopus_laevis_v10.1, whole genome shotgun sequence, one region contains:
- the rab33b.S gene encoding ras-related protein Rab-33B — protein sequence MSAGCGGDGGLESSLEASISSSCSFGVTRARIFKIIVIGDSNVGKTCLTYRFCTSCFPERTEATIGVDFRERNVDIDGERIKIQLWDTAGQERFRKSMVQHYYRNVHAVVFVYDITNMASFQSLPAWIEECKQHLISNDVPRILVGNKCDLRGSIQVPTGTAQKFADSHSMPMFETSAKNTNDHVEAIFMTLAHKLKSHKPLILSQPPDSTVELNSGPKTLFPCGC from the exons ATGTCAGCAGGCTGTGGTGGTGATGGAGGGTTGGAGTCGTCGCTGGAGGCGAGTATAAGCAGCTCTTGTTCGTTCGGTGTCACCCGTGCCAGGATTTTCAAGATCATTGTGATTGGGGACTCAAATGTCGGGAAAACTTGTCTAACTTACCGATTTTGCACCAGTTGCTTTCCGGAAAGGACAGAAGCTACAATAGGGGTGGACTTTCGAGAAAGGAATGTGGACATAGATGGGGAGAGGATCAAG ATTCAGCTATGGGACACTGCAGGACAGGAACGTTTCCGTAAGAGTATGGTGCAGCATTACTACAGGAATGTGCATGCTGTGGTCTTTGTATATGATATCACCAATATGGCCAGTTTTCAGAGTTTACCTGCCTGGATTGAGGAGTGCAAACAGCACCTAATATCCAATGATGTGCCCCGTATCTTGGTTGGTAATAAATGTGACTTGCGAGGCTCTATCCAGGTTCCCACGGGCACTGCTCAGAAGTTTGCAGACTCACACAGCATGCCAATGTTTGAAACGTCAGCCAAGAACACAAATGACCACGTGGAGGCCATCTTCATGACGCTTGCCCACAAACTAAAGAGCCACAAGCCATTGATTTTGAGTCAGCCTCCAGATAGTACAGTGGAGTTGAATTCAGGTCCAAAGACTTTGTTTCCATGCGGCTGCtag